The following proteins come from a genomic window of Archocentrus centrarchus isolate MPI-CPG fArcCen1 chromosome 3, fArcCen1, whole genome shotgun sequence:
- the mafa gene encoding transcription factor Maf, with protein sequence MASELAMSNSDLPTSPLAMEYVNDFDLMKFEVKKEPVEPDRNINQCSRLIAGGSLSSTPMSTPCSSVPPSPSFSAPSPGSGSEQKTHIEDFYWMSGYQQQLNPEALGFSPEDAVEALINSSHQLQSFDGYARGQQFAGAAGAGSTMAGEEMGSAAAVVSAVIAAAAAQNGAQHHHHHHHHHSSSHHQAPGVQSNGSSGTNHPHMRLDERFTDEQLVTMSVRELNRQLRGVSKEEVIRLKQKRRTLKNRGYAQSCRFKRVQQRHVLEGEKTQLLQQVEHLKQEISRLVRERDAYKEKYEKLISNGFRENGSSSDNNPSSPEFFMSSRKFLHL encoded by the exons ATGGCATCAGAGCTGGCAATGAGCAACTCCGACCTGCCCACCAGTCCCCTGGCCATGGAATATGTTAATGACTTCGATCTGATGAAGTTTGAAGTGAAAAAGGAGCCGGTGGAGCCCGATCGCAACATCAACCAGTGCAGTCGCCTTATCGCCGGGGGATCCTTGTCTTCCACCCCGATGAGCACGCCTTGCAGCTCGGTGCCCCCTTCCCCAAGCTTCTCGGCGCCCAGTCCGGGCTCGGGGAGCGAGCAGAAGACACACATTGAGGATTTCTACTGGATGTCCGGTTATCAACAGCAGCTGAATCCAGAGGCGCTGGGCTTCAGCCCCGAAGACGCAGTCGAGGCGCTGATCAACAGCAGTCACCAGCTCCAGTCTTTCGATGGCTATGCCAGGGGCCAGCAGTTTGCTGGCGCAGCCGGAGCAGGAAGCACTATGGCCGGGGAAGAGATGGGGTCCGCCGCGGCGGTGGTGTCGGCAGTAATTGCTGCGGCAGCTGCTCAGAACGGAGcgcaacaccaccaccaccatcatcaccaccacagcagcagccaccaCCAGGCACCAGGCGTCCAGTCCAACGGCTCTTCTGGGACAAATCACCCACACATGCGCTTGGATGAGCGGTTCACAGATGAGCAGCTGGTGACCATGTCAGTGCGGGAGCTCAACCGGCAGCTACGGGGGGTCAGCAAAGAAGAAGTGATCAGATTGAAACAGAAGAGGAGGACCCTAAAGAACAGAGGCTACGCGCAGTCCTGCCGGTTCAAGCGGGTTCAGCAGCGGCACGTCCTGGAGGGAGAGAAGACGCAACTCCTGCAGCAGGTCGAGCACCTAAAGCAGGAGATCTCCAGGCTGGTCCGGGAGAGGGACGCGTACAAAGAAAAGTATGAGAAGCTCATCAGCAACGGCTTCAGAGAAAATGGATCCAGCAGTGACAACAACCCTTCATCTCCGGAGTTTTTCAT GTCATCAAGAAAATTTCTCCATCTGTGA